The following proteins are encoded in a genomic region of Oncorhynchus masou masou isolate Uvic2021 chromosome 32, UVic_Omas_1.1, whole genome shotgun sequence:
- the LOC135525920 gene encoding cdc42 effector protein 3-like, which yields MPLTTSLYRKPASARWSRRTQKRREVLSVNMISLPLADFRHVSHIGNNDHSDSFGDLSFLKGGNSLVLQSSQSEQNLLLACYPPPKPLRLNLDEATESPEWTRAHMSHSASERRKKCSSLPLLDSEEGEGNGEMEGRVSPSHRVMVSSPSPARGSLSSDRDGDSTQTCSEDTQQLDELDNSFSFSLDLGPSILDDVLQVMDRLHY from the coding sequence ATGCCACTGACGACGTCTCTGTACCGTAAGCCAGCCTCGGCCCGCTGGTCCAGAAGGACACAGAAGCGCAGGGAGGTGCTCTCTGTCAACATGATCAGCCTCCCATTGGCCGACTTCCGCCATGTTTCCCACATCGGGAACAACGACCACAGCGACAGCTTCGGGGACCTGTCCTTTCTGAAGGGGGGCAACAGCCTGGTGCTGCAAAGCTCTCAGAGTGAGCAGAACCTCTTGCTGGCCTGCTACCCTCCACCCAAACCCTTACGCCTTAACCTGGACGAGGCCACGGAGAGCCCCGAGTGGACCAGGGCCCACATGAGCCACAGTGCctcagagaggaggaagaagtgcAGCTCCTTGCCCCTGCTGGACAGCGAGGAGGGTGAGGGGAATGGGGAGATGGAGGGCAGGGTTAGCCCCAGCCACAGGGTCATGGTCAGCAGCCCCAGTCCTGCCCGTGGCAGCCTAAGTTCTGACCGGGATGGAGACTCCACTCAGACCTGCTCTGAGGACACGCAGCAGCTGGATGAGTTGGACAATAGCTTCTCCTTCAGCCTGGACCTGGGCCCCTCCATCCTGGATGACGTGCTGCAGGTCATGGACAGGCTCCACTATTAG